In bacterium, the following are encoded in one genomic region:
- a CDS encoding aldo/keto reductase yields MTLLKKKLGSSELEVTVLGLGTVELGLEYGIGKKEVPSEQTAITILKTAIDAGINYIDTARGYGLSEERIGKSGIGKIPDIVIGTKCGMPLEKGIDPHGDELKQLIVGDVEESLRKLQTDSLQLLQLHYATAEQIERGEIADILRELINSGKVQHVGISTRGEEAPLVAIKTNFFETLQLAHSVVDQRMVANVMTEAMKNDVGIINRSVLLKGSLTPTRREQLPEQLSVLKENSRQAEKIATELGMDLPTLAMRFVISNPAVSTALMGTTKPERIAGMVAAVSAGPLPDDVLVKLRELAIEDPMQVDPAKWPKV; encoded by the coding sequence ATGACACTATTAAAAAAGAAATTAGGAAGTTCCGAACTCGAAGTCACTGTGCTTGGCTTAGGCACAGTCGAACTTGGTCTTGAGTATGGTATCGGCAAAAAAGAGGTACCATCCGAACAAACGGCTATTACAATCCTGAAGACAGCCATCGATGCGGGAATAAATTATATTGATACCGCGCGCGGTTATGGACTATCTGAAGAACGCATTGGCAAATCCGGTATTGGAAAAATTCCAGATATTGTGATCGGCACAAAGTGTGGCATGCCGTTAGAAAAAGGCATCGATCCACATGGTGACGAATTGAAACAACTAATTGTCGGCGATGTCGAAGAAAGTTTGAGAAAACTGCAAACCGATTCCCTGCAATTACTACAACTACATTACGCTACGGCCGAACAAATCGAACGCGGTGAAATCGCTGACATCCTCCGCGAATTAATTAATTCTGGAAAAGTTCAACACGTCGGCATTTCCACGCGCGGTGAAGAAGCACCCCTCGTAGCCATTAAAACTAATTTTTTTGAGACTCTGCAACTGGCCCACAGTGTTGTGGATCAGCGTATGGTGGCCAACGTGATGACAGAAGCGATGAAAAACGATGTGGGGATTATCAACCGATCTGTTTTGCTGAAAGGCTCACTTACACCAACGCGCCGAGAACAACTGCCGGAGCAACTTTCGGTATTAAAAGAAAATTCTCGTCAAGCCGAAAAAATTGCGACGGAGTTGGGAATGGATTTACCAACGCTTGCGATGCGCTTTGTAATTAGTAACCCCGCCGTTTCCACGGCCTTGATGGGCACAACAAAACCGGAACGTATTGCCGGAATGGTTGCCGCGGTTTCCGCAGGACCATTACCAGATGATGTTTTAGTTAAACTCCGAGAACTAGCAATCGAAGACCCAATGCAAGTAGATCCGGCCAAGTGGCCAAAAGTCTGA
- a CDS encoding glycosyltransferase family 39 protein: MISQTNEADQNNLHVRKVFGESRIGQTIHVPAGYISGIEVKINKKVLPDNTPIRLSIKKTSNDSLVLRQIDSTLGNAQRDDKLVFSFKPISRKNIYFELSAPTLNEKDCVALQYQIDSQKYPEGQIFQKNQPSYGDLAFTAYSSPPLYGLIYIYLRQFPPLALALALLIIAPFFWLFGKKPAETEQISLKKMLLPELKPVFLVFTVIFIIFLPTLTLYFRQDDFVLLERARVLLKNNPALLFTDRGFVEPTHSDFKSQIAFYRPITNSIIPAMLYQLAKLTAWPHYLFNNLIHAFNGALVYLLFRFFLKRRLSIVLSIFWATHAAIWITVAWLSSIQEVLATTFILATLLSIGAYWKNRRNNYLIWSLVFFTFALLSKENSFILLALIPLFCFAIDDKLSFLFFVRRQMRVLAPFLAVAAIILTIHTAMLNDPGMQTAYLDPSYKTSFNPAVMAGNLKTSLAFSFRGIFTVIPASQKISNYYEQATSLKGWSLNLPPYLLFLISAVFLLLIITLIKRPKHATFSVGLYILMSIPFLILLNERQERWLYFPLIGLVLTFGIFFQSLLPKINIPNRFKQIAVIILIFFAGAQSFIFINRHPDLLLARQQSALTMSALTLISANHSTVPANSRFYFLNFPKDKQQNLGFAAINLLYRDASIRVAYTDIIPKDIDEKTYLFKYMPENNKIIEISNPANKKE, from the coding sequence ATGATTTCCCAAACTAACGAAGCAGATCAAAACAATCTCCACGTCAGAAAAGTTTTTGGTGAATCAAGAATTGGACAGACAATACACGTCCCCGCGGGTTACATCTCGGGAATAGAAGTTAAAATAAATAAAAAAGTATTACCCGATAACACCCCGATACGACTGTCAATAAAGAAAACATCAAACGATAGTTTAGTATTAAGACAAATCGATAGCACTCTCGGCAATGCACAAAGAGATGACAAATTAGTATTTAGTTTTAAGCCAATCAGTAGAAAGAACATCTATTTTGAACTTTCTGCTCCAACACTAAACGAAAAAGATTGCGTCGCTCTGCAATACCAAATAGACAGTCAAAAATATCCGGAAGGACAAATTTTTCAGAAAAATCAACCTTCCTACGGCGACCTTGCTTTTACGGCATATTCTTCTCCACCTCTTTACGGTCTGATTTATATATATTTACGGCAATTTCCACCCCTTGCTTTGGCGCTGGCTTTGTTAATCATTGCTCCATTTTTTTGGCTATTTGGAAAAAAGCCTGCCGAGACTGAACAGATTAGCCTAAAAAAAATGTTACTACCCGAATTAAAACCCGTTTTTTTAGTATTTACGGTAATTTTTATCATCTTTTTACCAACACTGACGCTTTATTTCAGACAAGATGATTTTGTTTTACTGGAAAGAGCGCGCGTATTATTAAAAAACAATCCGGCCCTACTTTTCACGGATCGCGGTTTTGTTGAACCAACTCATTCCGACTTTAAGTCACAAATCGCCTTTTACCGCCCTATCACCAATTCCATTATTCCCGCAATGCTCTATCAGTTAGCAAAACTAACGGCTTGGCCACATTATTTATTCAACAACCTGATCCACGCCTTCAACGGCGCGCTTGTGTATTTGCTTTTCCGTTTTTTCCTTAAAAGACGTCTCTCTATCGTTTTATCAATATTCTGGGCCACGCACGCGGCAATTTGGATTACTGTGGCATGGCTTAGTTCCATCCAAGAAGTGCTCGCGACCACTTTTATTCTTGCCACCCTTCTTTCGATTGGCGCCTATTGGAAAAACCGGCGCAATAATTATTTAATTTGGAGCCTTGTATTTTTTACATTCGCTCTTTTATCCAAAGAAAACTCCTTTATCCTACTGGCTTTAATACCGCTGTTTTGTTTCGCGATTGATGACAAACTTTCTTTTTTATTTTTCGTGCGTCGACAGATGCGCGTATTAGCTCCTTTTTTGGCTGTTGCCGCCATTATTTTAACCATCCATACGGCAATGCTAAACGATCCCGGAATGCAAACAGCTTATCTCGACCCGTCATACAAGACATCTTTTAATCCCGCCGTAATGGCCGGAAACCTAAAAACATCACTTGCGTTTTCGTTTAGAGGCATTTTTACCGTTATCCCGGCATCCCAAAAAATCAGTAATTACTACGAACAAGCCACTTCTCTCAAAGGCTGGTCGCTAAATTTGCCACCTTATCTTCTTTTCTTAATCAGCGCGGTATTTCTATTATTAATCATCACCCTTATTAAACGTCCCAAGCACGCCACGTTTTCTGTAGGCCTCTATATTCTAATGAGTATCCCTTTTCTTATTTTACTCAACGAACGGCAAGAACGATGGCTCTATTTCCCTCTTATCGGATTAGTCCTAACGTTTGGAATATTTTTTCAATCTCTTCTTCCAAAAATAAACATCCCCAACAGATTCAAGCAAATCGCCGTAATCATTCTTATATTTTTTGCCGGCGCACAATCTTTTATATTCATCAATCGACATCCGGATTTATTGCTTGCGCGCCAACAATCCGCGCTCACAATGAGCGCCCTAACGCTAATTAGTGCCAACCACTCCACCGTCCCCGCCAACAGCCGCTTTTATTTTCTGAATTTTCCAAAAGACAAACAACAAAATTTAGGTTTTGCGGCGATCAACCTTTTATATCGCGATGCTTCGATTCGCGTCGCCTATACGGATATTATTCCAAAAGACATTGATGAAAAAACCTACCTTTTCAAATACATGCCGGAAAATAATAAGATCATCGAAATTTCCAATCCTGCCAACAAAAAAGAATGA
- a CDS encoding DUF2079 domain-containing protein, translated as MNRHRIFNTVAFVLIGIFTVLYLQMVFSNFRLFETGLDLGAYAQALFNLSHFRLPFNTFKNMVMWGDHAHFIIALFAPIYRLFPDARVLLVAQVLVVTLSGYPLYKIAQKILNSSLLGLAFLYAYLAFIGTQYALNVDFHPSVLTGGIILWFIYAWHFDKKILFWISLVLGLITREDAPPIFFMLGLFYFLQQIGVFVRARIRKQSFDKKKILIWLSVMIISFTYFCVVAYIIMPQWTRGGDALTYLDTGNKDPYSVVRGFFVYPKAIFQNMTDTETKRNTINTLFSSFGYLPAFTPLTYLSGLTIFYSRFASPNEYRWLINNYSNGNILPLLAIGGIYSISYLFWLLNKVRLNRLKNVFVVIICALLIFSVQKNAWSDKKAPLYRARARHIMPTELITKHNEAVTKALEIIPTDDTVAVSSGFTARFANRRNLQLYPEINSSTQWLIVSQFVSSWPLQQGSMEHEITVLQNDKNFSQVWSGDGTYIFKRISASESSAPKNNPSTPDTED; from the coding sequence ATGAACCGCCACCGAATTTTCAACACCGTCGCGTTTGTCTTAATCGGAATTTTCACCGTGCTTTATTTGCAAATGGTTTTTTCCAATTTCCGTTTATTTGAAACAGGTTTGGATTTAGGTGCCTATGCGCAAGCTTTGTTTAACCTAAGTCACTTCCGTCTCCCGTTTAATACATTTAAAAATATGGTGATGTGGGGCGACCACGCGCACTTTATTATCGCGTTGTTTGCTCCGATTTATCGCTTGTTTCCCGACGCACGCGTTTTATTGGTCGCGCAGGTATTGGTCGTCACTCTGTCCGGCTATCCACTCTATAAAATTGCGCAAAAAATTCTTAACAGTTCCCTACTTGGCTTGGCTTTTCTCTACGCCTATTTGGCATTTATCGGCACACAATACGCTCTTAACGTTGATTTCCATCCGTCGGTTTTAACCGGTGGAATTATTCTTTGGTTTATTTACGCTTGGCATTTTGACAAAAAAATTCTCTTCTGGATTTCACTTGTTCTTGGTCTTATTACCCGCGAAGACGCGCCACCGATCTTTTTTATGCTCGGCTTGTTTTATTTCCTTCAACAAATTGGTGTGTTCGTTCGCGCACGAATACGCAAACAGTCTTTCGACAAAAAGAAAATACTCATCTGGCTAAGCGTGATGATTATTTCCTTCACCTATTTTTGCGTGGTCGCTTACATCATTATGCCCCAATGGACCAGGGGTGGTGACGCGCTTACTTACCTCGATACGGGCAATAAAGATCCTTATAGTGTTGTACGCGGTTTTTTTGTCTACCCGAAAGCCATTTTTCAAAATATGACCGATACGGAAACAAAACGAAACACAATCAATACGCTTTTTTCATCATTCGGTTATTTACCGGCCTTTACGCCCCTTACGTATCTTTCCGGTTTAACAATTTTTTATTCGCGTTTTGCCAGCCCCAACGAATATCGCTGGTTGATCAACAATTATTCCAATGGCAACATTCTTCCATTGTTGGCGATTGGCGGAATTTATTCGATTAGCTATTTGTTTTGGCTATTAAATAAAGTACGCCTGAATAGACTTAAAAATGTTTTTGTCGTAATTATTTGCGCCCTTCTGATTTTCAGCGTGCAAAAAAACGCGTGGAGTGATAAAAAAGCGCCCCTCTACCGGGCGCGTGCCAGACACATTATGCCAACGGAACTTATTACTAAACACAACGAGGCGGTAACAAAAGCATTGGAAATTATTCCGACCGACGATACAGTGGCCGTCTCCAGTGGTTTTACGGCGCGTTTTGCCAACCGCCGGAACCTCCAACTATATCCGGAAATAAATAGCTCAACCCAGTGGCTGATTGTCAGTCAATTCGTTAGTTCATGGCCACTCCAGCAAGGATCAATGGAACATGAGATCACTGTTTTACAAAACGATAAAAATTTTTCGCAAGTTTGGAGTGGCGACGGAACATATATTTTTAAACGCATTTCTGCGAGTGAATCTTCCGCACCGAAAAATAATCCTTCCACACCCGATACAGAAGATTAA
- a CDS encoding acylneuraminate cytidylyltransferase family protein — MNYLSLTSGEYTNNMKIVNSNPKRNPVNVIALIPARGGQQSIKYKNLSRLGKKSLLQWAIETAMTSKMIDAVVVSTEDKKIAREAKKFGALVAPRPAEYAQATSGDAGFYTHAVQWLEQEFGWKPEYIVNLRPTTPLRFSEDVDAMIEYVQKSGADGIKSVMQTPVHTYKMWTFAGNANKKIGEAGQMSPILNDEYRKLHGPDQPRQRVFEMYPQYWQDGQVDITRRKFILRPECLKYENVFGPNLHGYVLDGRLIADIDSEKDLIRAEKLYKQYLLEKKQNLSNY; from the coding sequence ATGAATTATTTATCACTAACATCAGGAGAATACACCAATAATATGAAGATCGTGAATTCAAACCCTAAACGTAACCCAGTAAATGTAATCGCGCTGATTCCAGCGCGTGGTGGGCAACAAAGTATCAAGTACAAGAATCTCTCCAGGCTTGGTAAAAAATCCTTATTACAATGGGCGATTGAAACGGCCATGACCTCTAAAATGATTGATGCGGTGGTAGTGTCTACGGAGGATAAAAAAATTGCCAGAGAAGCAAAGAAGTTTGGTGCTTTAGTTGCACCGCGTCCGGCTGAATACGCACAGGCAACAAGCGGTGACGCCGGTTTTTATACGCACGCTGTTCAATGGTTGGAGCAGGAATTTGGATGGAAACCGGAATATATCGTTAATCTGCGACCAACTACACCGTTGCGTTTTTCGGAAGATGTTGATGCAATGATTGAATACGTTCAGAAGAGTGGTGCGGACGGTATAAAAAGTGTGATGCAAACTCCTGTTCATACTTATAAAATGTGGACATTCGCGGGAAACGCGAATAAAAAAATTGGTGAAGCCGGACAGATGAGTCCGATTTTAAACGACGAATACCGAAAACTGCATGGTCCCGATCAGCCGCGTCAGCGGGTTTTTGAAATGTATCCGCAATATTGGCAGGATGGCCAGGTGGATATTACCCGTCGAAAATTTATATTACGTCCGGAGTGTCTGAAATATGAAAATGTTTTTGGGCCGAACTTGCACGGCTATGTTTTGGATGGACGCTTGATTGCCGATATCGACAGTGAGAAAGATCTTATCCGGGCAGAAAAGTTGTACAAACAGTACCTTTTAGAAAAGAAGCAGAATTTGTCGAACTACTGA
- a CDS encoding Glu/Leu/Phe/Val dehydrogenase gives MLRSMIGVGSLLAEKEIKSITKNMTNKISPLESFRTTLREVGGKMNLRKDVIEILSYPQRVIDAYIPVEMDNGSMRIFHGYRAQHQNARGPYKGGIRFHPDVDEQEVQALAAWMTMKTAVVDIPFGGAKGGVALNPMELSDRELQRLTRAFVQTLGEAIGPNVDVPAPDVNTNGQIMAWAADEYSRLHQGAPHVEATFTGKPISVGGSLGREEATGYGGILVLQNFLTRKNIAKDGLKVAVQGFGNVGSYFARFAHNNGMHVVAVSDSRGGIYNSDGHDVDAVVAGQKRAGHLEKNVCYPRIGVAEAGQKASECSPITNAQLLELPVDILVPAALENQITAENVEKIQAKIIIEMANGPITPEADVILARRGIIVIPDILANAGGVTVSYFEWVQNLQNLYWTKEEVNSRLEQKMATSSNDVFDIADKEKVTNREAAYRIALARVQEAMVLKGWVPAQVKG, from the coding sequence TTGCTCCGTTCCATGATCGGTGTTGGTTCGTTGCTGGCAGAAAAAGAAATAAAGAGTATAACTAAGAACATGACTAACAAAATTTCTCCTCTAGAATCGTTTCGAACAACTCTAAGAGAAGTCGGTGGCAAAATGAATTTGCGCAAAGATGTAATCGAAATATTAAGTTATCCGCAACGGGTGATAGACGCGTATATTCCAGTTGAAATGGATAACGGGTCGATGCGAATTTTTCACGGGTATCGCGCGCAGCACCAAAATGCGCGTGGGCCATATAAGGGAGGCATTCGTTTCCACCCGGATGTAGATGAACAAGAAGTGCAGGCATTGGCGGCTTGGATGACCATGAAAACAGCAGTTGTAGATATTCCGTTCGGCGGTGCAAAAGGTGGTGTGGCTTTGAACCCGATGGAGTTGTCGGACAGGGAATTACAACGTCTTACTCGGGCCTTTGTGCAAACATTAGGTGAAGCCATTGGTCCAAACGTTGATGTGCCGGCGCCGGATGTAAATACGAATGGGCAAATTATGGCGTGGGCGGCGGACGAGTACAGTCGTCTGCATCAAGGGGCACCGCACGTTGAAGCAACTTTCACGGGTAAGCCTATTTCGGTGGGTGGTAGCTTGGGCAGAGAAGAAGCAACCGGTTACGGCGGAATCTTGGTTTTGCAAAACTTCCTGACGCGCAAAAATATCGCCAAGGACGGTCTAAAAGTGGCAGTACAGGGTTTCGGCAATGTGGGTTCCTATTTCGCGCGGTTTGCCCATAATAACGGCATGCACGTGGTGGCGGTTTCCGACTCGCGTGGTGGAATCTATAATTCCGATGGCCATGATGTTGATGCGGTGGTGGCCGGTCAAAAACGCGCCGGTCATTTGGAAAAGAATGTTTGTTATCCGCGGATTGGTGTTGCTGAAGCGGGTCAAAAAGCCAGCGAGTGTTCTCCGATTACCAACGCGCAATTGTTGGAATTGCCAGTAGACATTTTGGTGCCGGCGGCATTGGAAAATCAAATTACCGCCGAAAATGTCGAAAAAATTCAAGCAAAGATAATTATCGAGATGGCCAACGGACCAATTACGCCGGAAGCGGATGTGATTTTAGCGCGTCGTGGCATTATTGTTATTCCCGATATTTTAGCAAATGCCGGCGGCGTCACAGTCAGTTACTTTGAATGGGTACAAAATTTGCAGAATCTTTATTGGACCAAGGAAGAAGTGAATTCTCGGTTGGAACAAAAAATGGCCACTTCATCAAATGATGTTTTTGATATTGCCGATAAAGAAAAAGTTACAAACCGCGAAGCGGCATACCGAATTGCTCTGGCACGCGTTCAAGAAGCGATGGTGCTTAAGGGTTGGGTACCGGCGCAGGTGAAGGGGTAA
- a CDS encoding polyprenol monophosphomannose synthase: MKTTVVIPTYNEKENIGNLIETIIGLQIPDLSILVVDDSSPDGTGQIVQSYSQKFPPVSLFNRAKKEGLGRAYLAGFQEAINRGADTIIQMDADFSHDPNDILRFVNKIKTTDLVIGSRYMQGGKVSDWKTNRRLLSQWANIYARLVTGVPISDLTGGFKCWRTELLKKMNLATVHADGYGFQIEMNSRASALKAKISEMPIVFIDRRVGKSKISKSIIWEALWLVWAIRFNRHHLK; encoded by the coding sequence ATGAAAACTACAGTTGTAATACCGACATATAATGAAAAGGAAAATATCGGTAATTTAATTGAGACAATTATTGGATTACAGATTCCGGACCTATCAATTCTCGTGGTTGATGATTCTTCACCCGATGGTACCGGCCAAATCGTTCAATCTTATTCACAAAAATTTCCTCCAGTTTCATTGTTTAATCGCGCGAAAAAAGAGGGTCTCGGGCGTGCATACTTGGCCGGTTTTCAAGAGGCGATCAATCGTGGTGCCGATACAATTATCCAGATGGACGCGGATTTTTCGCACGACCCAAACGATATCCTGCGATTTGTAAATAAAATTAAAACCACCGATTTAGTTATTGGTTCACGTTATATGCAAGGTGGAAAAGTCTCCGACTGGAAAACCAATCGCAGGCTTTTAAGCCAGTGGGCCAATATCTATGCACGCCTAGTAACTGGCGTTCCAATTTCGGATCTCACAGGCGGTTTTAAGTGCTGGAGAACAGAGTTGTTGAAGAAAATGAATCTTGCTACCGTTCATGCCGATGGTTATGGTTTTCAAATTGAAATGAATTCCCGTGCATCCGCCCTCAAAGCAAAAATTTCCGAAATGCCAATCGTGTTTATTGATAGAAGAGTAGGCAAATCAAAAATCAGTAAGTCAATAATTTGGGAGGCTCTGTGGTTGGTGTGGGCGATTCGGTTCAATAGACACCACCTAAAATAA
- a CDS encoding lipid II flippase MurJ, producing the protein MDSRTTESVIKPPPLFKAARAGGAIGISTVGALLAGFLLQLSIAYKFGASGSTDAYFMAQGTSELLAKILLGGSITSVFLPIFVEYLTGGQQDRAWKLANNLFNVSAIIFTVALIILELFINPIVSFIAPGFSPEVHHVTVEILRVMLPAFFFTMLLDLGASMLNSLHIFGLPAAARLISPLLSFFFVVFLTDRYGIIVLAFGALIGGLLQLSLILWALYREGVPYRPTLSFTDPDLIRVLLLVSPFILSIIAAQGAGIVYRILVSHFPEGSLSALKFGDKIAQMTNSLFLANIVVVSFPAFSRAVATGLESEIVKTTKQAFRFMVFFGIPLTIGIVLLRTNVIRLLYERGSFTTIDTGMTSAVLGILLLGLLANGLSSLLGHLALAMKVTRVSVVVTIITQCLTMVLFYVFAPRLGVKGLALGSAISPFILTSLYAIWLSKRVPHLWTIFADTSLFKILISGAVLFAGTYLGRHIFSGLTSGITNDIVTILGSATFGLTAYLVTAYVLRVPEFSTIREIMYYAIKRK; encoded by the coding sequence ATGGATTCACGCACAACGGAATCAGTCATAAAACCGCCCCCGCTTTTCAAGGCGGCGCGGGCGGGCGGTGCCATCGGCATCTCTACTGTTGGAGCGCTTTTGGCGGGCTTTTTGCTGCAACTTTCCATTGCCTATAAATTCGGCGCTTCCGGTAGTACGGACGCCTATTTTATGGCGCAGGGAACTTCCGAACTTTTGGCGAAAATTTTACTCGGTGGATCTATCACTTCCGTTTTTTTGCCCATTTTTGTCGAATATTTAACCGGTGGCCAGCAGGACCGCGCCTGGAAACTGGCGAATAATTTATTTAATGTCTCGGCGATTATTTTTACGGTCGCCTTGATTATCTTGGAATTGTTTATCAATCCGATTGTTTCATTTATTGCTCCCGGTTTTTCGCCGGAGGTACACCACGTCACGGTGGAAATTTTACGCGTCATGTTGCCCGCCTTCTTTTTTACGATGCTTTTAGACTTAGGCGCATCAATGCTTAATTCGTTGCACATTTTCGGTTTGCCGGCGGCAGCGCGCCTCATTTCTCCACTTCTTTCTTTTTTCTTCGTCGTCTTTTTGACCGATCGCTACGGCATTATCGTTTTGGCGTTTGGCGCGCTCATCGGCGGGCTCTTACAATTATCATTAATTCTTTGGGCACTTTATCGTGAAGGCGTGCCCTATCGCCCAACTCTTTCTTTCACCGATCCAGACCTAATTCGAGTACTGCTTTTGGTTTCTCCGTTTATTTTAAGCATCATCGCCGCGCAAGGCGCGGGAATTGTTTATCGCATTTTGGTTTCCCATTTTCCGGAGGGATCCCTTTCGGCGCTTAAGTTTGGTGACAAAATTGCTCAGATGACCAACAGTCTTTTTCTTGCCAACATTGTTGTTGTTTCGTTCCCCGCTTTCTCGCGCGCGGTCGCCACGGGTTTGGAAAGTGAGATTGTAAAAACAACAAAACAAGCGTTTCGTTTTATGGTTTTCTTCGGCATTCCGCTTACAATTGGTATCGTTCTTCTTCGCACCAACGTCATTCGTTTACTTTACGAACGCGGTTCTTTCACCACCATCGATACGGGCATGACCTCCGCCGTTTTGGGAATTCTTTTACTCGGTCTTCTAGCAAACGGCTTAAGTTCACTGCTCGGTCACCTTGCGCTCGCGATGAAAGTGACGCGCGTTTCTGTTGTTGTCACAATAATTACGCAATGTTTAACCATGGTACTTTTTTACGTGTTTGCTCCGCGGTTAGGTGTAAAAGGACTGGCATTAGGTTCCGCGATTTCGCCGTTTATCTTAACGTCGCTTTACGCGATCTGGCTTTCAAAACGCGTCCCGCATCTTTGGACAATTTTTGCCGATACCAGTTTATTTAAAATACTAATCAGCGGTGCGGTTCTGTTTGCCGGCACCTATCTGGGTCGCCATATTTTCAGCGGACTCACTTCAGGCATTACCAACGATATCGTGACAATTCTGGGTAGTGCGACTTTCGGCTTAACGGCCTATTTAGTTACCGCCTATGTGCTGCGCGTGCCGGAATTCAGCACAATTCGCGAAATAATGTATTATGCAATTAAGCGAAAATAA
- a CDS encoding four helix bundle protein — MDLSNTNKITSFTHLDAWRESHALVLMTYKISKSFPKEEIFGLTSQMRRAAVSVSSNIAEGFSRNTKRDKQQFYAIAKGSLTELQNQYIICRDLGYITKDDFNTIAKKTVDVSKLINGLIRSSNSKPEQSQ; from the coding sequence ATGGATTTATCAAACACAAACAAAATCACATCTTTTACGCATTTAGATGCTTGGAGAGAAAGCCACGCATTAGTGCTAATGACCTACAAAATATCCAAATCATTTCCAAAAGAAGAAATATTTGGACTAACTAGTCAAATGAGAAGAGCCGCGGTATCTGTTTCTTCTAACATTGCCGAAGGATTTAGTCGAAACACAAAACGAGACAAACAACAGTTTTATGCGATTGCAAAAGGATCCCTAACAGAACTTCAAAACCAATACATCATTTGTCGAGATTTGGGTTATATAACAAAGGATGATTTTAACACCATCGCAAAGAAAACCGTTGATGTGTCAAAACTAATAAACGGCCTAATAAGGAGTTCAAACTCAAAACCAGAACAGAGTCAATAA